From the genome of Candidatus Defluviilinea proxima:
GTGTAAATGCGTCCACTGATGAGCGCGGTGTATTCGGTCAGGTTGGCGAATGCGCTGTAGTCCATGCCGTAATAACCGAGTATGCTGTAAATGAGTGTGCCCAATACGGCACCGATCACCGCACCGGCTATACCGATCAGTATCCCTTCCAATAGGAAGATGAGTGTGATCTGGCGTGGTTTCAATCCCAGTGCGCCGATGACGCCGATCTCACGGGTGCGTTCGAAGACGGCCATCATCAATAGGTTGAGGATACCGATGGCAACGATCCCGATCATGAAGGTGCCGAAAACACCCATCACACCGGTCTTCATTTCCAGCGTCTCTTTCAATTCAGGGATGCTGGTCTCCCAACTGGTTACTTCATAACCGGGCGCGGCTGTATTGATGGCATCCATCACTCCAGGTTCCTGACCGATCTGTTTCAATGAAACGACGATCTCTGTCACCTGACCATCCAACCCAGACAGGGCCTGTGCCTCAGCAAGAGACACGTAAATGGTGGCTTTTTCTACATTCGGCACACCGACATCGTAGATGCCCTTGACGGTCATGGTACGCTGGCGTTCTTGCTCGTTCTTTGAGTTGGCAACCATCGTGATGCGGTCGCCCACGTCAATGTTCATCGCAGTGGCAAGTCCCTGACCAATTACGATCAGGTCTCCATCCTCAGTAGAGACGTAATCTCCCTTTGAAATATTGTCTGCTACCGGGCTGATCTTGGACTCTTTCTCCGGTTCGATGCCAACAACGGAAACTGCAAACGCGCCTTCGCGGTTGGTTACCAGACCACCAGTAATAATACGCTTCGAGGCGGCAACCACCTCTGCTTGTGACTCTGCGGCTGCGACAATCGCATCCGGGGCATTCATGGGGAGCAGGGGTTTGCGTCCCACTTTTTCGTTATAACCGGGCGCATGGACTTGCACGTTACCTCCCAGCAATTGAATGGCATTGCCGTAGATGGCTTGTTCAAAGCCGGCCACCACGCCATCGTACAGCACCAGCATGGCCATCGTGATACCCATGCCTATGGCGATCAGGAAGGTCCTGCGGCGTTGTCTCCACACGTTACGCCAGGCAAGTTTTAAATATAAGATCATTGATGATCTCCTTTCGAAAAGTTTTTCTTACTCGTACCGTAGCGCTTCCACTACGTTCATGCCTGCAGCTTGTCTTGCCGGGATGATCGCGGCGAACGCACCGAACAATAAACCGATGGCGATGGCTGTCAAAATTCCGCTTGCAGGGAAGAGATAACCCAACGGGAAGATACCAGCCATGGCAACAACGATGACATAACCGAGATACAGTCCGCCTAAAATGCCGAAGGCGGTGCCGATCGCTGCGAGCAACAAGGCTTCTATTACAACCATCGTACGGACCTGTTTGCGTGTGCCGCCTGCCGCACGGATCATGCCGATCTCGCGTGTACGTTCAATGACACTGATGGTCAGCGTGTTGACCATGGCGATCAATGACGGAACGGCGAGTAAAAGGAAAATGATATACAAACCACTGAATGCAATGTCCATTTGTGAGCGGAGGGATTCGTAATACTCCGTGCCGGAGACCACTTTGAAGGTCGGGTAGTTTTCTGCAAGAGCGCGAATAGCTTTATCTGCGGCAACACGGTCCGCATCTTTCTTTAAGTTCAGTTGAAGGTACACATCGTCTGTTGCGCCGAAATCTGTTTGCAGGTTAGCTTGCGATATGTAGCCTGTGACCACTTTCGTGTTGAGCATATCGGTACCCATGGCAACGATGCGATACGTCAACGTGCCGTTGGGTGTGACAAGATCAATGGTATCTCCGACTTGTTTGCCAAGCCCGACCAACAAGGCGCCGTTCACGATGATGTTGCGTCCCTCTGCAAGGGAAGTGTAGGCAGAGTTGTCGTCAGCGTAGAGAGAGCTTTGAAAGTAGAGACCAGATACGGCTGGGTAAGAGACGGGGTCAATTCCCAAAATGGAGATCGCCTGACCGTTCGATTTCGCGTTGGCAAAACGAAGCGTGCTGATCTGGTCCACGCCATCAATGGCTTTGAGTTGTTCAGCAAACTCTGGCTTTGCACCTACATTGCTGCCCCACAGTGCGATGGCGGGCGGAATGAAAATGTAGTCACTGCCAAGGTTGTCGCGCATCATGTCATACAGAACAAACGTCAGGCTTGAGATCATGCCGCCGATGGCCACGATGATCGCGAGTGCCAACATACTGGTGCTGGCAGTCACTGCCACACGCGAAGGCTGGCGTGTGATGTTGCCCTGTGCCAGTTCACCTATGCCTTTCCTTGCATAGAACAACGCGATCACTCGACCAAAGATAGATGCGAATGGACGTACCAACGCCGGGGCGATCAACACCAAACCAAGCAGGAAGAGAAATCCACCGGGGATGATGAATGCAGGTTGACCACTGAGAATGGCGATAACCGTAAGCACGATGATGATCACGCCTCCTACGAAGCCGATGCCTGTTTGCCGGTCAAATTGCGTTTCTGCCACTGACGGCCGCAACGCTTCGAGCGGGGTCACATTGCTGGCGTTGAACGCGGGGATCAACCCAGCCGTAACTGTGACACCCACGCCCAGGAAGATCGAGCCGAAGAAAAGCAACGGCGAGATCACAGGGTTGCCAAGATTTAAATTCACAAATTGGCTCATGAAAGGTTCGGCGAGGCGAATGGTTCCCCAGCCAAACAGGTAGCCAAGAATTAATCCGAGCCCTGTCCCAATGATTCCTTGTAAGAGACCTTCAGCAACGATGATGCCGATGATGGTGCGGCGATTTGCGCCAAGCGCGCGCAATAAACCAATATCACGGCGTCGTTCGGCGATCACGGTGCGGAATGTGTTAAAGATGATGAACCCGCCCATGAAAAGCGCGAGCACACCGAAGACGTTGAACATCGTCTGCGCGAGCTCAAGCGAAGCGAACATCTCTGTGCCTGTAAGCAATGTCCCGACCTGATACTGGTCGCCTAGTGTGGTTTCGATATTTGCTTGCACCTCAGCGCGGCGTTCTTCCATCGCCATCGCTTCGGTGTTGATGTTGATCGTATTGATCTTGCCAGACGAGTCAGTGATTTTTTGTGCATCTGGCAGGTTGACCCATACAGTCTCGTTGCCCGGCGCGATCTTGGCAGGGAGGATGCCGACGATCGTTAATTCCGTCGTGCCGTCCACGCTTGGGATGCGGAAGGTATTGCCTACATTCACTTTAAGTGTGTCGGCGAGTGTGCGTGAGATCAAAGCGGAGGCGGAGTCATCGGCTTGTAAATAGCGGCCCTCCATCATTTGAAAAGCGCGCAACGAGCGTTCTGCATCGGGATCAATCCCGATGAGCGAAATGGCTGTCACGTTATCTGATTTGTTTGAATCCTTATCGAAGAAATCCGCAGGGATGTTGATGGTGCGTGCCAAAGAAGGTGCATACACGCGGACACCATCCGCGCCCTGCAGTTTGTCTGCGACCGTTTGCGGGAATGCTTCACCGGAAACATGGGTGACGCTGTAATCTACAGCACCTTCCGCGCTTTGCACGTTGACCTGTAAAGCATTGAGCATGGTCGGCATGATGATGTTCATGCCGAAGATCACCACCACACCGAAAATGACCGCGAGGGTGGTGAGAAATGTGCGTAGTTTTCGCCCAGTGAGATAGCGGGCGGCGAGAGTGAGTTGGAGATTCATGTCAATCTCCCATTTCCTTTACTTTACCTGCCACGAAGTCTGCGGTTTTGCCGTTCTTTCGTTCAAGCAGTGTTTCATCCACGACTTTGCCATCTTTGAGGAAGATGATGCGGTCGGCATAAGCGGCAATGCGCGGATCATGTGTCACCATGACTACAGTGCGCTTGTATTGTTTTGAAACATCGCGCAACAAACTTGCGATCTCATCACTGGAGCGTGTATCGAGATTGCCGGTGGGTTCATCAGCGAGGATCAGTTCAGGGTCAGCGACCAGAGCACGGGCAATGGCGACGCGTTGTTGCTGCCCGCCGGAGAGTTGATCGGGACGATTCGCGAGTCGATCCGCAAGCCCGAATTTGGTCAGCCATTCTGTGGCTTTTTCCTTCGCCTCGGCCGGTTTCACGCCATCCAGCGTGATGGGCAGAGCGGCGTTTTCCAAAGCATTCAAGACCGGAATGAGATTGAAGAACTGAAATACAAAACCGATCCTGCGACGGCGCAGTTCTGTTAACTGATCGTCATTGAGGTCACTCAGATTATGTCCGCCGATGAGTACGTTTCCTTCGCTGGGCTTGTCCAACCCGCCGAGCAAATGCAACAGCGTAGACTTGCCGCATCCGCTGGGGCCCATGATGGCAACGAATTCACTTTCCCTGATCGTAACGTTGACGTGATCAAGTGCGGTGATCGCTGTAACACCAGCGCCGTATATTTTTGTCAATTTTTCAACTTGAATGTTAGACATGATGTTTCTCCGTTCCATCTATAAAAACAATTTCCTGATTATTCTTTGCCATCAGCAGGCAGATGCTCTTTCGTTTCCTTTTTTGGACGTCCGCGCCGCCGTATTTCGGGCTCGGGGAACGGCTGGCCTTTGATCGCTTCCAGCCGCATCTCGATCATGTCCAGCCAGCGCAAATCCGCTTCGAGGTGCATGATGGTTTTGTCGGTCAGCAGGATCTGTGCCATTTCGATCTGCGGGTCGTGTGTATCCCGTTGGGCCGTGGCATCGTGCAGTTCCTGATACAGGCGTGAGCGTTGGGTCTGGATAATGCGCGCCGGGTCCGCTTCTCCGGAGACCAATCCGATCATCAACTTGACAAAGAACTCGTCACGTTGATGTTCCGTGGGCACGCCATCATCGAACCAGCCCTTCAAGGCATCACGTCCATCCCGGGTGATGGCATAAATGCGGCGGTCTGGTTCGCGGCCCTCGCCCAAGTCCGATTTGGTTTGCACCAGCCCCGACTCTTCCAATCGTTCCAGCGTGGTGTAGATCTGGGCAGGCTTCACATCCCACGTGGCTTCACCGACGACAGCCGAGAAGGCCGCATGCAGTTCATATCCATGGCGGGATTTTTGAGCGAGCAATCCTAAAATGGCATTTCTGACCGACAAAGAGAATTCTCCTGAAAAATAGTATACAGGTTACTAATTATGCAACGCGCAAAATAATATACGAGTTACTATTTTTTGTCAAGAGGCTTTGGATAAAAAAAAGACCCCGAAAACCGAGGTCTTTTTTGGAAGAATATCCGGCAGATTACGAGCTACGCTTCTCTCGTAACTTTAGCCTGAGGTTTCTTCGAGAAGCCGAATCTCCCCCAGAATAATTTCAGCATTAATCCCGCCCGCCAAAAGGCGACAGCCGCCATCCCATGCGCAAGGACTGCGAATAAGGGCGGTGTTTGATTCGTATAGTAAGTCCAGCATTCGCGGGTAGTGCCCCATAACTCAAGGTAATATCCCAACCCTGAGCCTGCTACAAAAGTGAGTAGTGCAAAGCGATGGTCTGTTGGGGTGAAGATGAGGAGAATACACAAGATCAACGCGAACCAGGTAAAGGACTTGTCAAAGGTTGGGGAAACAAAGATCAGCATCAAGGCCAGAAAAGATGCGAATGTGATCCAATACAAAATGATAAATATGGAACGAGAACTGGTCGGTTTGAGACGTTGTTCGATCATCCAATTGATGAAGCGGGTAATGCGGTCAATGGATAAAGATGCAATCGGCCACGCTGGGATGATCCACAATGGCGGGCGTTCAGCGGTGTAATAGTGCCAGAGATTCGTTTGCGTGCCCCATGATTCAATTGCCAACCCTCCGCAGATACCGACGAAGATAATGAGCAGATCTGTTTTGAGATTTGCATGGGCCATGATCGTGATGGACATGAATGCAAAAATGCCAAGCAATAACCAGTCCATATATCGCCACCACGGGCCGTGCCAGTCGACGTACTTGAGATATTCCTCCGCGAGCGGCCACCAGATGTAAACGATAAGGAAAATAGTAAGCATGAACCCGCCCAGCAAGATACTGCTGTCGCGGGTCCAGAGTTTTTTTAGGGTTGACTGTACTTGTGACATGCGAAGTGGTTTTGCGCCTCGCTGTAATAATATATTCGGCGGTTTATTTGCCGGGCAGAATACTGCTTAGGGCTTTTGTCAAACTCTGCAATTCGCCTGCGTGACCTTTGATCTTATTCACATCGCCTGTCTTTAACCCGGATTGCACATCAGAAATAGTCCTGGATGTATGAGCTTCATTGTCAATGATCTTTTGCGTCATACTCTCAAGATTTACAAGCAAATCCACGATGTTTTTGGGGATGATCGGCAAGCCTTTGACGATGGGGAGCAACCCATCGAGGATGTTATTCGCAATACCGGCGTACTTAACTGTCAATGCATGAAGCGTGCCAATAGAGTTGGTCAATTCAAGCGCGACATCTTGTATCGAGTCGATCATAACCTTGTGTTCGTTGATCATCTTGGTAATGTCGTTGAGTGAGCCGGTCAATTTATCTGAGAATTTGACCATTCCTGCAGATGTTGCGGGGGTATTAGGGGTTGGCATAACAATCTCCTTTTTATAATTTGCACAACTATACAATATTTATGGAACAAATACAAATCAAAATGAATTCATATGGCTATCAAAAAATCTTTTTGTTTATAAAAGGTTAACGTGTGCAAGCGAGCCAAATGTTATAATCTTATTTGTGAAATCAGGGCGTTCCCTGAAATATTTTGATATTCATACATGTATGAATGAAAGGAATTTGAACCATGAGTCTCTTCAGTAAAATCCTCGAGAAGATCGGTATTGGCAAGAAAGATGAAGTTGCTGGTGCCACAGCTGCTGCGGCTGCCGCCCCTGCAAAACCTGCGGCTCCTCAGGCAGTAGCGGCAACTCCCGCTAAACCTGCGGCCCCCGCTACACCTGCCAAACCTGCTGCGCCTGCAACTCCTGCTTCGCCTGCTATACCCGCTGCCTATGCTGGGTCCACTGGCAAGTCGATGCCTCCTAAGGCAATCTCTCAGGTGGATGTAGTCAAACACCTTGAGGAACTTGCCAAAGGCAAGAAGCTTGATTGGAAGGTATCCATTGTGGATCTGCTCAAACTACTTGATATCGATAGTAGCTTCGAAGCCCGCAAGGAACTGGCGACCGAGTTGGGCTGTCCTGCCGACCTGATGGGTGACTCAGCCAAGATGAACGTCTGGCTTCACAAAGAAGTTTTGAAGCAGATCGCGGCTAACGGCGGCAACATTCCGAAAGAATTGTTGGACTAATACAAAGTAAATTACAAACAGCGTGGACCTTATAAGGTCCACGCTGTTGTTTGAGATATAACCATCAATAGGCTCTATGTACCTTGTTTTTATATTTGACTTCACATAGAATTAATTGATCTAATCAGTGGGAAGTTGCACTCGTTTGGTATCGAATTTTCTGGCATTGTGTGAGGAGGTGCTTGCAACAGAAATAATAAAGAAATCATCGCAACCTGGCATAATATATTGTTCAATTTCATATCGTCTTTTGTTTGAGGAGAAACAAACATGACAAAAACTTTTTCGAAAGTATTTTCACTGGCGCTCATACTGGCGTTGGTGATCAGTGCGTTGCCTGTACAGAATGCACTGGCTCTTGGTGGGGGATCCGGCTCTATAAGTCTAACTACCTTGGGAAGTGCATATACCCAAGACTTTGATACCCTTTCTAACACAGGGTCAGCAAATACCCTTGCACTTGATGGATGGTACCTAAACGAGGTAGGATCCAGTTCAGCGAATAATGGACAATACAATACAGGCACCGGTTCAGGCACAGGCGGGGATGTATATAGCTTTGGTGCTGCCGCTACTACAGAACGTGCTTTTGGTACCTTGTTTAGCGGTACATTGACACCTACTATTGGTGCACAATTCACGAATAACACTGGTAGTACAGTAACATCGCTTGATGTTTCTTATGTCGGTGAAATGTGGCGTGCCGGTGTAGCGAATCGCAATGCTGCGGATCGCCTCGATTTTCAACTGAGTACTGATGCAACCAGCCTGACAACTGGCACCTGGGTTGACTATAACAGTCTCGATTACAACAGTTCAAATATCAATACAGCGTCAGGTGCATTGAATGGCAATGCATCGGGAAATCAGACCTCTGTGAGTTTCTCGATCACGGGGTTGAGCATTCCGAATGGCGCTTCTTTCTGGATTCGGTGGAACGACACTGATATTGCTCCAGGTGCAGACGATGGTCTCGCAGTAGACAATTTATCGCTCACTCCAAGTGGTTCCATTACCCTTCCAAATCTAACTATTACCGATGTCTCTGTGAGCGAAGGAAACTCTGGCACAACATCATTCATTTTCGATGTGAATCTTTCGTCGCCAGCTGGTGTGGGTGGCGTGACCTTTGATATTGCCACGCAGGATGATTCTGCTACTTCTCCTGACGACTTCACATCTGCTTCCTTGACAGGACAAACGATTCTTGCTGGTAGTTCAAGCTACTCGTTCAGTGTTTTGGTAAATGGTGATCTTGCAAACGAAGCGGATGATGCTTTCTTTGTCAATGTCTCGAATGTGACAGGTGCGTCAGCTATAGATGCACAAGGTGTTGGGAGTATCCTCAATGATGATGCGGCCGATGTAGCGCCAGAAGTTGCCAGCACCTTCCCTGTTGATGGTGCTACAAACTTCCCGGTTGGCTCCAACCTCACTGTGACGTTTAACGAGCCAGTCAATGTCTCTACTTCATGGTTTACATTATCTTGTTCTACAAGCGGAAGCGTAACCACCTCGTTTAGTGGTGGACCGACCACCTTTATGCTTGATCCGGGTATCGCGCTTGTTAATGGCGAAACTTGTACATTGACGGTATTGTCGGATCAGGTCAGTGATCAGGATGGAAATGATCCGCCTGATAATATGGTTCTCAATTTTGTCGTTGGTTTCACTGCTTATGATGTTTGTTCTGATTACACACCGATCTACTCCATTCAAGGTAGTGGGCTCTCTGCCGCCATTACCGGCAATGTTTCTACAAAGGGTGTTGTGGTCGGCGACTTTGAAGGGACTGCTGCCGCTTCCGGTTTCTATATTCAGGACTTAACCGGTGATGGTGATGCAACAACCTCCGATGGTATCTTCGTCTACACGGGTAGCTCTGATTTGGTCAGCGTGGGGCAGGTAGTACGTGTGACTGGCTTTGCCCGCGAGCGTTTCAACCAGACCACTCTCAATGGTTCCAATAGTAATACTGCTGCCGTCACTGCCGCGAATATTGTCAACTGCGGTACCGGCTCAGTTGCCGCAACTGATGTAACTTTGCCATTTGCGAATGCGGACTTCCCCGAACGTTACGAGGGTATGTCTGTGCGTTTCCCACAACCATTGGTGATCGCAGAATACTTTAACTACGACCGCTTTGGCGAAATCGTTTTAGCTCAGCCTTTGGCTGGCGAAACCCGTCCATTCACTGGTACGGCGGTTGATGAACCGGGTGCGGCAGCCAATGCTCGCGCTGCTGCGAATGCTCTCAGCCGCATCACACTTGACGATGTGCAGAGCGCGCAAAACCCATCCACACTTCGCCACCCGAATGGACTTCCATTCTCGTTGAGCAACCTCTTCCGAGGTGGTGATACAGTACAAAACGCGGTCGGTGTGCTTGGGTACGATTTCAGCCTCTATCGTATTATCCCAACGGGACCGGCAGACTATACCGCGGTCAACCCACGTACTACTGCTCCTGAAGCTGTGGGCGGTACCCTTCGCGTCGCCGCGATGAATACGCTCAACTTCTTTGTTACAGCAGATTACCCATCGGGTGCGTTGGATAACAAGTGTGGCCCCGCTAATAGCGTGGAATGCCGTGGTTGGGATAGTGACCAACCTCTAGAGTTCACTCGTCAACGTGACAAGCTCCTCACAGCACTTTCTGGTTTGGATGCCGATATCATTGGCTTGAACGAATTGGAGAACTCGACTGGTGTTGAACCTTTGAATAGCATCGTGTCCGGATTACCTGATTATGCCTACATCAATACAGGCACCATCGGTACTGACGCGATCAAGGTGGGTATGATCTACCGCCCTGCTAGTGTTACACCGGTTGGTGATTTCAAGCTTCTCACATCAGCGGTTGACTCCCGCTTCATTGATACCAAGAGCCGCCCATCATTGGCACAAACTTTCCAAGTCAATGCGACCGGCGCACGCTTCACTGTAGTGGTCAATCACTTCAAATCCAAGGGTTCTGCCTGTGACGATATTGGTGATCTGGATCTTCTTGATGGTCAGGGTAACTGTAGCCAGACTCGCCGCAACGCCGCCAAAGCTTTGGTGGATTGGCTCGCTACTGACCCAACCGGTAGTGGGGACCCCGATTTCATCATCATGGGTGACCTGAACTCTTATGCTCAGGAAGATGCAATCGATGAGATCAAGGCCGGTTCAGACGATACCATCGGTACCAGCGATGATTTCACGAACTTGATTTCCAACTTCCACGGCGCATATGCCTACTCCTACACGTTCGATGGACAGGCTGGTTATCTCGATCATGCCTTGGCAAGTGCAAGCCTGCTGCCTCAGGTTACCGGCGCGGCCGATTGGCACATCAACTCTGACGAACCCGATGTGCTGGATTACGACACATCCTTCAAGCCCGCCGCACAGGATGCACTCTACGAAGTAAATGCCTATCGCACCTCTGATCACGATCCTGTTGTTGTTGGCCTCGTTCCCAATGCAGCTCCTACGGTTGATGCCGGTGGACCATACTCGGCGTCTGAAGGCGGATCGGTCACACTCAGTGCGGCTGGCTCCGACCCGAATGGCGACAGCCTGTCCTATAGTTGGGATCTCGACAATAACGGTTCCTTCGAAACTGCCGGCCAATCTGTCAACTTTGCAGTTGATACTTTGGATGGACCCGCCAGTTACACGGTCAAAGTAAAGGCCACTGACCCGGGCAATCTCTTCGCAATTGCAAGCACAACTGTAGATGTTTCCAATGTTGCCCCAACGGCAATCTTGAATGTTCCATCTGTAGTAAACGAAGGAACGCCCTTTGGTATATCGTTTAGCGGCGCTTTTGATCCTTCCAGTGCCGATACACTGGCTGGTTTCCACTATGCGTTTGATTGCACTGGTGGTTCCCTGGCTTCTGCAACATACGCCACCAGTGGGACAAACGCCACCGCCAATTGCACCTTCCCCATTTATGGACTTTACACCGTACGTGGAAAGGTTATGGACAAGGACGACGGCAGTAATGAATACACCGTAGTCATTCTGGCTAAAAATGTCACATCCATCTTGGATAACTTCAACCGTGCGAATGGCTCACTAGGCTCAAACTGGAAAGGTTCAACAAGCACCAGTTTGTATCGCATCGATAGCAATAAGGTCGATGTGCGAGGCAACGGCGCGATCTATTGGAAAAATGCCTTTGGAGTTAACCAGGAAGCCAGTGTACTTTTGAGTACAGTAGACACAGCAGGTAGAGAGCAGGACTTGCTGTTGAAAGTACAAGGCGGCATCTCTCCCAATTGGGGTGCGGGTGCGATCGAAGTACTCTATAACGCTCCCACAAATAGTGTGAACGTCAACACCTTCCTGCCTTCCACACTGACATGGTTTGAATACCCCAGCATCCCAGTTACCTTTGCGAATGGCGATGAACTTGGCGCACAGGCGTTGGCAACAGGCGAAGTGGTGATCTTCAAAAATGGTATTGAAGTAGGGCGAGTGACAATGAACTCTGCCGACCAAACCTTCTTTAACACTAGAGGCGGGAATATCGGTCTCTGGTTCATCAATTCCACCAGTACCTTCTTCGACAACTTTAGTGGTGGGAATGTAACACTTCCTTAGCTGGTTTCTTCACGATAGTTTGTGAAGTAGCCTATCGATTACAATGGGAGCGTCAGCGAATACTGGCGCTCCCATTTCTTCTAATATGCCCCCCAATCATTTTGTAACACACAGCCTGAGTGACACGCGGATCTTACGAGTCTTATCCTCTGCATTGAATGCAGTTGACCCGGCGAATGCAGTACGAAAATACCTGCCAGATCTCAATGGTAATGTTTATGGGTTAGGAATTGGAAAAGCCTCCATCCCCATGCTGAAAGCTCTTGCGGAAGCATATCCGCTCTCTGGCAAGCTCGCCATCAGCAAACACGCATCACCATCTGACCTCAACCTGTTTCCCGTACTATTAGGCGGGCACCCGGTCCCAAACTTGGATTCGCTCCGCGTTGGTGAACGCGCCCTTGAATTCGTTGCCGCTTTGCATGAAGATGACACGCTCGTCTGCCTGATCTCAGGTGGCGGCTCTGCCTTAATGACCGCGCCTTATGTTCCCATCGAAGATCTGCAAACCCTTACATCCCTTTTACTGGCCTGTGGCGCACGTATTGACGAGATCAACACACTACGCCGTCAACTTGACCGCGTCAAGGGCGGAGGTCTGGCGCGTGCCACAAAGGCAAAAGTTATCAGCTTGATTCTTTCGGATGTGATCGGCAATCCGCTCGAAGCAATTGCATCAGGGCCGACAATTCCCGACCCAACAACACGACAGGATGCGCTCAATGTTTTGAAGAAATATGGGATTGAAGAAAAGGTTCCAGATTCAATTCGAGTCTTTTTAGAATCACGAGACTCGCTCTCGCCTTTCCAGAAACAAGCTTCTGGATTCCATATTATTATTGGCGACAACAAACTCGCTGCGCAAGCCGCAATGGAGCAGGCGCAACGTGAAGGTTTTGATACTGAAATATTGACGAATGAATTACAAGGGGAAGCGCGTGAAGTTGGGGCGATGTTGGCACAACGACTTCGTGATGCAATTGCAAAAAGAAAACGTCCGTTTTGCCTGATCGCAGGCGGAGAAACCACCGTTACCATAAAAGGTAACGGCAGAGGCGGGAGGAATCAGGAGCTAGCTTTGGCCGTAGTAAACGAACTCAAGGATTTGGAGAATGTGTGTTTGATCTCACTCGCCACTGACGGAGAAGATGGCCCTACAGATGCGGCCGGTGCGGTTGTGACAGGTGAATCCGCTCAAAGGGCAGAAAAGCTTGGGGTTGATGTGGCAGACTATTTGTCCAGAAATGACGCGTATGCTTTTTTCGATGCGTTAGGCGATTTGATCCGAACCGGCCCCACAGGTACAAATGTCAATGATTTAGTATTTATGTTTGCGCTGTAATGTTTTATTCGCAATTGGAATTGTTGTCACACACAGGTTGTTGCAGTGGGCACTGTAAGTTTGATAATGGCGTTCGGATATATGTAGAACGATTTTCGTCCAAGATAATGACCGCAAGGGCATCAAGATACTTTGTGCTTTTACAGCCGATCACAAGAACATCACTAGCATGGGGAAAATACTCTGACGTGCTTCCAGGTAGAATAATCCCATGTTCTCCATCTGGACCGATCAGGGTGAACGTTGTGCGCGGAAACGGCATTTTGACCGTTGGGTAGAAGAAGGGATCCCCTTGATCCTTTTTGTAGGAACGCG
Proteins encoded in this window:
- a CDS encoding ExeM/NucH family extracellular endonuclease, with product MTKTFSKVFSLALILALVISALPVQNALALGGGSGSISLTTLGSAYTQDFDTLSNTGSANTLALDGWYLNEVGSSSANNGQYNTGTGSGTGGDVYSFGAAATTERAFGTLFSGTLTPTIGAQFTNNTGSTVTSLDVSYVGEMWRAGVANRNAADRLDFQLSTDATSLTTGTWVDYNSLDYNSSNINTASGALNGNASGNQTSVSFSITGLSIPNGASFWIRWNDTDIAPGADDGLAVDNLSLTPSGSITLPNLTITDVSVSEGNSGTTSFIFDVNLSSPAGVGGVTFDIATQDDSATSPDDFTSASLTGQTILAGSSSYSFSVLVNGDLANEADDAFFVNVSNVTGASAIDAQGVGSILNDDAADVAPEVASTFPVDGATNFPVGSNLTVTFNEPVNVSTSWFTLSCSTSGSVTTSFSGGPTTFMLDPGIALVNGETCTLTVLSDQVSDQDGNDPPDNMVLNFVVGFTAYDVCSDYTPIYSIQGSGLSAAITGNVSTKGVVVGDFEGTAAASGFYIQDLTGDGDATTSDGIFVYTGSSDLVSVGQVVRVTGFARERFNQTTLNGSNSNTAAVTAANIVNCGTGSVAATDVTLPFANADFPERYEGMSVRFPQPLVIAEYFNYDRFGEIVLAQPLAGETRPFTGTAVDEPGAAANARAAANALSRITLDDVQSAQNPSTLRHPNGLPFSLSNLFRGGDTVQNAVGVLGYDFSLYRIIPTGPADYTAVNPRTTAPEAVGGTLRVAAMNTLNFFVTADYPSGALDNKCGPANSVECRGWDSDQPLEFTRQRDKLLTALSGLDADIIGLNELENSTGVEPLNSIVSGLPDYAYINTGTIGTDAIKVGMIYRPASVTPVGDFKLLTSAVDSRFIDTKSRPSLAQTFQVNATGARFTVVVNHFKSKGSACDDIGDLDLLDGQGNCSQTRRNAAKALVDWLATDPTGSGDPDFIIMGDLNSYAQEDAIDEIKAGSDDTIGTSDDFTNLISNFHGAYAYSYTFDGQAGYLDHALASASLLPQVTGAADWHINSDEPDVLDYDTSFKPAAQDALYEVNAYRTSDHDPVVVGLVPNAAPTVDAGGPYSASEGGSVTLSAAGSDPNGDSLSYSWDLDNNGSFETAGQSVNFAVDTLDGPASYTVKVKATDPGNLFAIASTTVDVSNVAPTAILNVPSVVNEGTPFGISFSGAFDPSSADTLAGFHYAFDCTGGSLASATYATSGTNATANCTFPIYGLYTVRGKVMDKDDGSNEYTVVILAKNVTSILDNFNRANGSLGSNWKGSTSTSLYRIDSNKVDVRGNGAIYWKNAFGVNQEASVLLSTVDTAGREQDLLLKVQGGISPNWGAGAIEVLYNAPTNSVNVNTFLPSTLTWFEYPSIPVTFANGDELGAQALATGEVVIFKNGIEVGRVTMNSADQTFFNTRGGNIGLWFINSTSTFFDNFSGGNVTLP
- a CDS encoding glycerate kinase; this translates as MPPNHFVTHSLSDTRILRVLSSALNAVDPANAVRKYLPDLNGNVYGLGIGKASIPMLKALAEAYPLSGKLAISKHASPSDLNLFPVLLGGHPVPNLDSLRVGERALEFVAALHEDDTLVCLISGGGSALMTAPYVPIEDLQTLTSLLLACGARIDEINTLRRQLDRVKGGGLARATKAKVISLILSDVIGNPLEAIASGPTIPDPTTRQDALNVLKKYGIEEKVPDSIRVFLESRDSLSPFQKQASGFHIIIGDNKLAAQAAMEQAQREGFDTEILTNELQGEAREVGAMLAQRLRDAIAKRKRPFCLIAGGETTVTIKGNGRGGRNQELALAVVNELKDLENVCLISLATDGEDGPTDAAGAVVTGESAQRAEKLGVDVADYLSRNDAYAFFDALGDLIRTGPTGTNVNDLVFMFAL